The following are from one region of the Streptomyces decoyicus genome:
- a CDS encoding phosphatidylserine decarboxylase, producing the protein MPHSQSSAQRGRVRLARGASPWLLPTVATAAVSLARSRRSGRWAAVAVPTTALAAGMLWFFRDPEREIAQGRVISPADGVVQSIMPWKDGRTRVAIFMSPLNVHVNRAPLAGTVTSVEHIPGGFVPAFNKESENNERVVWHFDTELGDIEMVQIAGAVARRIVPYVPEGTKVEQGERIGLIRFGSRVDVYLPEGVEVAVEVGQATTAGVTRLDRD; encoded by the coding sequence ATGCCCCACAGCCAATCCTCTGCACAACGCGGTCGTGTCCGCCTCGCGCGCGGAGCGTCGCCGTGGCTCCTGCCGACCGTTGCCACGGCAGCGGTCAGCCTCGCCCGGTCCCGCCGGTCGGGTCGCTGGGCCGCCGTTGCCGTGCCCACCACCGCACTGGCGGCGGGCATGCTGTGGTTTTTCCGCGACCCCGAGCGGGAGATCGCTCAGGGACGTGTCATCTCCCCGGCCGACGGTGTGGTGCAGAGCATCATGCCGTGGAAGGACGGACGCACCCGCGTCGCGATCTTCATGAGTCCGCTGAACGTCCACGTCAACCGTGCGCCGCTGGCCGGCACGGTGACGTCCGTGGAGCACATCCCCGGCGGGTTCGTCCCGGCGTTCAACAAGGAGAGCGAGAACAACGAGCGGGTGGTCTGGCACTTCGACACCGAGCTCGGTGACATCGAGATGGTGCAGATCGCCGGCGCGGTGGCCCGCCGTATCGTCCCGTACGTGCCCGAGGGCACCAAGGTCGAGCAGGGCGAGCGGATCGGACTGATCCGCTTCGGCTCGCGCGTCGACGTCTACCTCCCGGAGGGCGTCGAGGTGGCGGTCGAGGTCGGCCAGGCGACCACCGCGGGGGTGACTCGTCTTGACCGTGATTGA
- a CDS encoding acyl-CoA dehydrogenase family protein, whose protein sequence is MTRLAQTEGLTDIQREILSTVRDFVDKEILPVATELEHRDEYPSQIVEGLKELGVFGLMIPEEYGGLGESLLTYALTVEEIARGWMSVSGIINTHFIVAYMLKQHGTQEQKDYFLPKMAAGEIRGAFSMSEPALGSDVSAISSKGVRDGNDYVLNGQKMWLTNGGTSTLVAVLCRTDEGHPEGTAPHKSMTTFLVEKEAGFGEVRPGLTIPGKIDKMGYKGVDTTELIMDGLRIPADRVLGGETGRGFYHMMDGVEVGRVNVAARGCGVAQRAFELGVSYAQQRHTFGKPIAQHQAIQFKLAEMATKVEAAHAMMVNAARKKDSGQRNDLEAGMAKYLASEYCKEVVEDAFRIHGGYGFSKEYEIERLYREAPMLLIGEGTAEIQKMIIGRRLLEEYRIQG, encoded by the coding sequence ATGACCCGTCTCGCGCAGACCGAGGGCCTGACCGACATCCAGCGGGAAATCCTCTCCACCGTCCGCGACTTCGTGGACAAGGAGATCCTGCCGGTCGCCACCGAACTGGAACACCGCGACGAATACCCGTCGCAGATCGTCGAGGGCCTGAAGGAACTCGGCGTGTTCGGCCTGATGATTCCGGAGGAGTACGGCGGTCTGGGTGAGTCCCTTCTCACCTACGCACTGACCGTCGAGGAGATCGCCCGCGGCTGGATGAGCGTCTCGGGCATCATCAACACCCACTTCATCGTGGCCTACATGCTCAAGCAGCACGGCACCCAGGAGCAGAAGGACTATTTCCTGCCGAAGATGGCGGCCGGTGAAATCCGGGGCGCCTTCTCGATGTCGGAGCCGGCGCTGGGCTCGGACGTGTCGGCCATCTCCTCCAAGGGCGTGCGGGACGGCAACGATTACGTCCTGAACGGCCAGAAGATGTGGCTCACCAACGGCGGCACGTCGACGCTGGTCGCCGTGCTGTGCCGGACCGACGAGGGCCACCCGGAGGGCACCGCCCCGCACAAGTCGATGACGACCTTCCTCGTGGAGAAGGAGGCCGGCTTCGGTGAGGTGCGGCCCGGCCTGACCATTCCGGGCAAGATCGACAAGATGGGCTACAAGGGTGTCGACACCACCGAACTGATCATGGACGGGCTGCGGATCCCGGCCGACCGGGTGCTCGGCGGCGAGACCGGACGTGGCTTCTATCACATGATGGACGGCGTCGAGGTCGGCCGGGTCAATGTGGCCGCGCGCGGCTGCGGTGTCGCCCAGCGCGCCTTCGAGCTGGGTGTTTCGTACGCGCAGCAGCGGCACACCTTCGGCAAGCCGATCGCGCAGCACCAGGCCATCCAGTTCAAATTGGCAGAAATGGCGACAAAGGTCGAAGCCGCGCATGCGATGATGGTTAATGCCGCTCGCAAAAAGGACTCGGGTCAGCGAAACGACCTCGAGGCGGGCATGGCGAAGTACCTGGCCTCCGAGTACTGCAAGGAGGTAGTGGAAGACGCTTTCCGGATCCACGGCGGCTACGGCTTCTCCAAGGAGTACGAGATCGAGCGCCTCTACCGCGAGGCCCCGATGCTCCTGATCGGCGAAGGGACCGCAGAGATCCAGAAAATGATCATTGGTCGGCGGCTACTCGAGGAGTACCGGATCCAGGGGTGA
- a CDS encoding MaoC family dehydratase — translation MQFGRTYEEFTVGDVYKHWPGKTVTEYDDHLFCLLTMNHHPLHMDSNYAEQTTDFGKNVVVGNYIYSLLLGMSVPDVSGKAIANLEIESLKHVAPTFHGDTLYGETTVLDKTPSRSKTDRGIVHVETKGYKQDGTLVCVFRRKVMVPTATYIKERGGEQPGRPELQAPPAKKEK, via the coding sequence ATGCAGTTCGGCCGTACCTATGAAGAGTTCACCGTCGGCGATGTCTACAAGCACTGGCCCGGCAAAACCGTCACGGAATACGACGACCACCTCTTCTGTCTGCTCACGATGAACCATCACCCGCTGCACATGGACAGCAACTACGCGGAGCAGACCACCGACTTCGGCAAGAACGTCGTCGTCGGCAACTACATCTACTCGCTGCTGCTGGGCATGTCGGTGCCCGACGTCTCCGGAAAGGCCATCGCCAATCTGGAGATCGAGTCGCTGAAGCACGTGGCGCCCACCTTCCACGGCGACACGCTCTACGGCGAGACGACCGTGCTGGACAAGACGCCCTCCCGCTCCAAGACGGACCGCGGCATCGTGCACGTCGAGACCAAGGGCTACAAGCAGGACGGCACCCTGGTCTGCGTCTTCCGGCGCAAGGTCATGGTCCCCACGGCCACCTACATCAAGGAGCGCGGCGGCGAGCAGCCCGGCCGCCCGGAGCTTCAGGCCCCTCCGGCCAAGAAGGAGAAGTAG
- a CDS encoding HpcH/HpaI aldolase/citrate lyase family protein, whose amino-acid sequence MTQAHPRVNRLRPRRSCLAVPGSNPRFLEKAQGLPADQVFLDLEDACAPLAKEGARHHIVEALNEGDWTGKTRVVRVNDWTTHWTYRDVITVVEGAGPNLDCIMLPKVQDAQQIVALDLLLTQIEKTMGFEAGRIGIEAQIENAKGLVNVDEIAGASPRLETIIFGPADFMASINMKSLVVGEQPPGYGADAYHYILMRILMAARTYDLQAIDGPYLQIKNVDGYREVAGRAAALGFDGKWVLHPGQVEAANEVFSPSQEDYDHAELILDAYEWHTSEAGGAKGSAMLGDEMIDEASRKMALVVAGKGRAAGMTRTSKFEAPEA is encoded by the coding sequence ATGACCCAGGCCCACCCCCGGGTTAATCGCCTGCGCCCGCGCCGCTCCTGTCTCGCGGTCCCCGGCAGTAATCCCCGCTTCCTGGAGAAGGCCCAGGGCCTCCCGGCCGACCAGGTCTTCCTGGACCTGGAGGACGCCTGCGCGCCGCTCGCCAAGGAGGGCGCCCGGCACCACATCGTCGAGGCGCTGAACGAGGGCGACTGGACGGGCAAGACCCGGGTCGTGCGGGTCAACGACTGGACGACGCACTGGACGTACCGGGACGTCATCACGGTCGTCGAGGGCGCCGGCCCCAACCTGGACTGCATCATGCTGCCGAAGGTCCAGGACGCCCAGCAGATCGTGGCGCTGGACCTGCTGCTGACGCAGATCGAGAAGACCATGGGCTTCGAGGCCGGCAGGATCGGCATCGAGGCGCAGATCGAGAACGCCAAGGGCCTGGTGAACGTCGACGAGATCGCCGGGGCCTCGCCGCGCCTGGAGACCATCATCTTCGGCCCGGCCGACTTCATGGCGTCCATCAACATGAAGTCCCTGGTGGTCGGCGAGCAGCCGCCCGGCTATGGGGCGGACGCCTATCACTACATTCTGATGCGCATTCTGATGGCGGCTCGGACCTACGATCTACAGGCTATCGACGGCCCGTACCTTCAGATCAAGAATGTTGACGGCTATCGCGAGGTCGCCGGCCGCGCCGCCGCCCTCGGCTTCGACGGCAAGTGGGTGCTGCACCCGGGCCAGGTCGAGGCCGCCAATGAGGTGTTCTCCCCCTCCCAGGAGGACTACGACCACGCCGAGCTGATCCTGGACGCCTACGAGTGGCACACCTCGGAGGCGGGCGGAGCCAAGGGTTCCGCGATGCTCGGCGACGAGATGATCGACGAGGCGAGCCGGAAGATGGCGCTGGTCGTCGCCGGCAAGGGCCGGGCCGCCGGCATGACCCGCACGTCCAAGTTCGAGGCCCCGGAGGCATAA
- a CDS encoding protein meaA — MTERQKDRPWLMRTYAGHSTAEASNELYRRNLAKGQTGLSVAFDLPTQTGYDPDHILARGEVGRVGVPVSHLGDMRRLFQDIPLDQMNTSMTINATAMWLLALYEVVAEEQGADISKLSGTTQNDIVKEYLSRGTHVFPPGPSLRLTTDMITYTVAHIPKWNPINICSYHLQEAGATPVQEIAYAMSTAIAVLDAVRDSGQVPPEKFGDVVARISFFVNAGVRFVEEMCKMRAFGRIWDKITRERYGIENEKQRRFRYGVQVNSLGLTEAQPENNVQRIVLEMLAVTLSKDARARAVQLPAWNEALGLPRPWDQQWSLRIQQVLAHESDLLEYEDIFAGSHVIEAKVDALVTECLTEIERIQEMGGAMAAVESGYLKSQLVSAHAERRARIEAGEEKIVGVNCFEGTEPNPLTADLDTAIMTVDPANEARVVQALHDWRDNRDETRAQEALSVLKKTAAGDGNLFAATVECARAGVTTGEWAWALRDVFGEFRAPTGVSSAPLAVAAEEGSPLAAVREKVAKTAAELGSGKLRLLVGKPGLDGHSNGAEQIAVRARDAGFEVIYQGIRLTPEQIVSAAVAEDVHCVGLSILSGSHAELVPDVLARLRRTGVDDMPVIVGGIIPSADAAALREAGVAAVFTPKDFGITEIIGRIVDEIRKANQLDPLEVPA; from the coding sequence ATGACTGAGCGTCAGAAGGATCGTCCGTGGCTGATGCGGACCTACGCCGGCCACTCCACCGCCGAGGCGTCCAACGAGCTGTACCGGCGTAACCTCGCCAAGGGCCAGACCGGCCTGTCGGTCGCGTTCGACCTCCCGACGCAGACCGGCTACGACCCCGACCACATCCTCGCCCGCGGCGAGGTCGGCCGGGTCGGGGTCCCGGTGTCCCACCTCGGCGACATGCGACGGCTGTTCCAGGACATCCCCCTGGACCAGATGAACACCTCGATGACCATCAACGCGACGGCCATGTGGCTGCTGGCGCTGTACGAGGTGGTCGCCGAGGAGCAGGGCGCCGACATCTCCAAGCTGTCGGGCACGACGCAGAACGACATCGTCAAGGAGTACCTGTCGCGCGGGACGCACGTCTTCCCGCCGGGCCCCTCGCTCCGGCTGACCACCGACATGATCACGTACACGGTGGCGCACATCCCCAAGTGGAACCCGATCAACATCTGTAGCTACCACCTACAGGAGGCGGGCGCCACGCCGGTCCAGGAGATCGCGTATGCGATGTCCACCGCGATCGCGGTACTGGACGCGGTGCGGGACTCGGGGCAGGTGCCGCCGGAGAAGTTCGGTGATGTCGTGGCCCGTATCTCGTTCTTCGTGAACGCCGGTGTCCGGTTCGTCGAGGAGATGTGCAAGATGCGCGCCTTCGGCCGCATCTGGGACAAGATCACCCGCGAGCGCTACGGCATCGAGAACGAGAAGCAGCGCCGGTTCCGCTACGGCGTCCAGGTCAACTCGCTGGGTCTGACCGAGGCGCAGCCGGAGAACAACGTCCAGCGGATCGTCCTGGAGATGCTGGCCGTCACGCTCTCCAAGGACGCCCGCGCCCGCGCCGTGCAACTCCCCGCCTGGAACGAGGCGTTGGGGCTGCCCCGCCCCTGGGACCAGCAGTGGTCCCTGCGTATCCAGCAGGTCCTCGCCCACGAGAGCGATCTGCTGGAGTACGAGGACATCTTCGCCGGCTCGCATGTCATCGAGGCCAAGGTGGACGCCCTGGTCACCGAATGCCTCACCGAGATCGAGCGGATCCAGGAGATGGGCGGCGCGATGGCCGCCGTGGAGTCCGGCTATCTCAAGTCGCAGCTGGTCTCCGCGCACGCCGAGCGGCGGGCCCGGATCGAGGCCGGCGAGGAGAAGATCGTCGGCGTCAACTGCTTCGAGGGCACCGAGCCCAACCCGCTCACCGCGGATCTCGACACGGCCATCATGACCGTCGACCCGGCCAACGAGGCACGGGTGGTCCAGGCGCTGCACGACTGGCGGGACAACCGCGACGAGACGCGCGCCCAGGAGGCGCTGTCGGTCCTGAAGAAGACCGCGGCGGGCGACGGCAACCTCTTCGCGGCCACCGTGGAGTGCGCACGTGCCGGTGTGACGACCGGCGAGTGGGCCTGGGCGCTGCGGGACGTGTTCGGCGAGTTCCGGGCCCCCACGGGCGTCTCCAGCGCTCCCCTGGCGGTCGCCGCCGAGGAGGGCAGCCCGCTCGCCGCGGTCCGCGAGAAGGTCGCCAAGACGGCGGCCGAGCTCGGCAGCGGCAAGCTGCGCCTGCTGGTCGGCAAGCCCGGCCTGGACGGGCACAGCAACGGCGCCGAGCAGATCGCCGTACGGGCCAGGGACGCCGGCTTCGAGGTGATCTACCAGGGCATCCGGCTGACCCCGGAGCAGATCGTCTCGGCCGCGGTCGCCGAGGACGTGCACTGTGTGGGCCTGTCGATCCTGTCCGGCTCGCACGCCGAGCTGGTACCGGACGTGCTGGCCCGGCTGCGCCGCACCGGCGTCGACGACATGCCGGTCATCGTCGGCGGCATCATCCCCTCCGCCGACGCCGCCGCGCTCCGGGAAGCCGGAGTGGCGGCCGTGTTCACCCCCAAGGATTTCGGTATTACGGAGATCATCGGCCGTATCGTCGACGAAATCCGGAAAGCGAACCAGCTCGACCCCCTGGAGGTCCCCGCATGA
- the ccrA gene encoding crotonyl-CoA carboxylase/reductase, whose product MNEILDAILAPDTTSADFAGLTIPESYRAVTVHKDEADMFAGLETKEKDPRKSLHVDDVPVPELGPGEALVAVMASSVNYNSVWTSIFEPMSTFGFLERYGKLSPLTKRHDLPYHVIGSDLAGVVLRTGPGVNAWGPGDEVVAHCLSVELESSDGHNDTMLDPEQRIWGFETNFGGLAEIALVKSNQLMPKPKHLSWEEAASPGLVNSTAYRQLVSQNGAGMKQGDNVLIWGASGGLGSYATQFALAGGANPICVVSSDQKAEICRKMGAEAIIDRNAEGYKFWKDEHNQDPKEWKRFGKRIRELTGGEDVDIVFEHPGRETFGASVYVTRKGGTIVTCASTSGYNHEYDNRYLWMSLKRIVGSHFANYREAWEANRLIAKGKIHPTLSRTYTLEETGQAAYDVHRNLHQGKVGVLALAPEEGMGVRDEEMRAKHLDAINRFRNV is encoded by the coding sequence GTGAACGAAATCCTGGACGCAATCCTCGCGCCTGACACCACCAGCGCCGACTTCGCCGGCCTGACCATCCCCGAGTCCTACCGCGCGGTGACCGTGCACAAGGACGAGGCCGACATGTTCGCCGGCCTGGAGACCAAGGAGAAGGACCCCCGCAAGTCGCTGCACGTCGACGACGTGCCGGTGCCCGAGCTCGGCCCCGGTGAGGCGCTGGTGGCCGTCATGGCCTCCTCCGTGAACTACAACTCCGTGTGGACCTCGATCTTCGAGCCGATGTCGACCTTCGGGTTCCTGGAGCGCTACGGCAAGCTCTCCCCGCTCACCAAGCGGCACGACCTGCCGTACCACGTCATCGGCTCCGACCTGGCCGGCGTGGTCCTGCGCACCGGCCCCGGTGTCAACGCCTGGGGCCCCGGCGACGAGGTCGTCGCGCACTGTCTGTCCGTCGAGCTGGAGTCCTCCGACGGCCACAACGACACCATGCTCGACCCCGAGCAGCGGATCTGGGGCTTCGAGACCAACTTCGGCGGCCTGGCCGAGATCGCACTGGTCAAGTCCAACCAGCTGATGCCCAAGCCGAAGCACCTGAGCTGGGAGGAGGCGGCGTCGCCCGGCCTGGTCAACTCGACCGCCTACCGCCAGCTCGTCTCGCAGAACGGCGCCGGGATGAAGCAGGGCGACAACGTCCTGATCTGGGGCGCGAGCGGCGGGCTCGGCAGCTACGCCACCCAGTTCGCGCTGGCCGGCGGCGCCAACCCGATCTGTGTGGTCTCCTCCGACCAGAAGGCGGAGATCTGCCGGAAGATGGGCGCCGAGGCGATCATCGACCGCAACGCCGAGGGCTACAAGTTCTGGAAGGACGAGCACAACCAGGACCCCAAGGAGTGGAAGCGCTTCGGCAAGCGCATCCGCGAGCTGACCGGCGGCGAGGACGTGGACATCGTCTTCGAGCACCCCGGCCGGGAGACCTTCGGCGCGTCCGTGTACGTCACGCGCAAGGGCGGCACCATCGTCACCTGCGCCTCGACGTCGGGCTACAACCACGAGTACGACAACCGCTACCTGTGGATGTCGCTGAAGCGGATCGTCGGCTCGCACTTCGCCAACTACCGCGAGGCGTGGGAAGCCAACCGCCTGATCGCCAAGGGCAAGATCCACCCGACCCTGTCGCGGACCTACACCCTCGAAGAGACCGGCCAGGCGGCGTACGACGTGCACCGCAACCTCCACCAGGGCAAGGTCGGCGTGCTGGCGCTGGCTCCCGAGGAGGGCATGGGCGTGCGCGACGAAGAAATGCGCGCCAAGCACCTCGACGCCATCAACCGGTTCCGGAACGTCTGA
- a CDS encoding TetR family transcriptional regulator — translation MSQPARTQPSDTADTTTPGTRRAAAQRLKMRRELSAAAMELFATKGYEATTVDEIAAAAGVARRTFFRHFRSKEEAIFPDHDDTLVRAEAVLDAAPPHENPLDTVCRGIKEVMRMYAASPAVSVARYRLTREVPTLREAEIASVARYERLFTRYLLGHFDEGAHREGDDDPLLAEVAASAVVTAHNHVLRRWLRADAQGDVEAQLDHAFAIVRETFGAGIGAGRTGSGETPPAAVSREGEVLVAVARTDAPLDEVMRTIRKAITERK, via the coding sequence ATGTCCCAGCCCGCTCGTACACAGCCCTCCGACACCGCCGACACCACCACTCCCGGCACCCGCCGGGCGGCTGCGCAACGGCTCAAAATGCGCCGTGAATTGTCGGCGGCGGCGATGGAACTGTTTGCGACCAAGGGCTACGAGGCGACGACGGTCGATGAGATCGCGGCCGCCGCGGGCGTCGCCCGGCGTACCTTTTTCCGCCACTTCCGCTCCAAGGAAGAGGCGATCTTCCCCGACCACGACGACACCCTCGTCCGCGCGGAAGCCGTCCTGGACGCCGCCCCGCCGCACGAGAATCCGCTGGACACGGTCTGCCGCGGCATCAAGGAGGTCATGCGGATGTACGCGGCCTCCCCGGCCGTCTCCGTGGCCCGCTACCGCCTGACCCGCGAGGTCCCCACCCTGCGTGAGGCCGAGATCGCCTCGGTGGCCCGCTACGAGCGGCTGTTCACCCGCTATCTCCTGGGCCACTTCGACGAGGGCGCACACCGCGAGGGCGACGACGATCCGCTGCTCGCCGAGGTCGCGGCGTCCGCCGTGGTCACCGCGCACAACCACGTACTGCGGCGCTGGCTGCGGGCCGACGCCCAGGGCGATGTCGAGGCACAGCTCGACCATGCCTTCGCGATCGTCCGGGAGACCTTCGGCGCCGGCATCGGCGCGGGCCGCACCGGCAGCGGGGAGACCCCTCCGGCGGCCGTCTCGCGGGAGGGCGAGGTACTGGTCGCGGTGGCCCGCACCGACGCCCCGCTGGACGAGGTCATGCGCACCATCCGCAAGGCGATCACAGAACGCAAGTAA
- a CDS encoding 3-hydroxyacyl-CoA dehydrogenase family protein codes for MGPQSTPDLSTAPSPLSLSTVAVVGLGTMGTGIAEVLARAGREVIGIDTDEAAARHAVTTLEAATARAVQRERITERERQDILARFRTFTDLQAAADADLVIEVVPEDYELKRQVFAGLDAVVRPDTILATGTNALSVTRLAADSQRPERVLGVHFFNPAPAMKLVEVVSSVLTAPAAVAAVTDLAHALGKDPIAVGDRPGFVADGLLFGYLNQAAAMYESKYATREDIDAAMRLGCGLPMGPLALLDLIGVDTARTVLEAMYAESQDRLHAPAPILGQLAEAGLTGRKAGRGFYTYDAPGSGTAVPDAESPAAADELAGGRTVTGVGVAGSGTMASGIAEVFAKAGFKVVLAARSLEKAEKAKARIAKSLGRSVDKGRMSAEARDTALAAITPAGSLDAFADVDLAVEAVAEDLAVKQELFTTLDKVCKPGAVLATTTSSLPVVACARATSRPEDVIGMHFFNPAPAMKLVEVVRTVLTADDVHATVRAVCAKVRKHPVDCGDRAGFIVNALLFPYLNNAIKMVEEHYATLDDIDAAMKLGGGYPMGPFELLDVVGLDVSLAIEKVLHAEFRDPGLAPAPLLEHLVAAGCLGRKTGRGFREYARR; via the coding sequence ATGGGCCCTCAGTCCACCCCTGATCTCTCAACTGCCCCCTCCCCCCTGTCCCTTTCCACCGTCGCCGTCGTCGGCCTGGGCACCATGGGCACCGGCATCGCCGAGGTGCTGGCCCGGGCCGGCCGCGAGGTCATCGGTATCGACACCGACGAAGCCGCGGCCCGGCACGCCGTCACCACCCTCGAAGCCGCCACCGCCCGTGCGGTGCAGCGCGAGCGGATCACGGAGCGGGAGCGGCAGGACATCCTGGCCCGGTTCCGTACCTTCACCGATCTCCAGGCCGCCGCGGACGCCGATCTCGTCATCGAGGTGGTGCCCGAGGACTACGAGCTCAAGCGGCAGGTCTTCGCCGGGCTGGACGCCGTGGTGCGCCCGGACACCATCCTGGCCACCGGCACCAACGCGCTGTCCGTGACCCGGCTGGCCGCCGACTCGCAGCGCCCCGAGCGGGTGCTCGGCGTGCACTTCTTCAACCCGGCACCGGCCATGAAGCTGGTCGAGGTGGTGTCCTCGGTGCTCACCGCCCCCGCCGCGGTCGCGGCCGTCACGGACCTGGCCCACGCCCTGGGCAAGGACCCGATCGCGGTGGGTGACCGCCCCGGCTTCGTCGCCGACGGCCTGCTGTTCGGCTACCTGAACCAGGCCGCGGCGATGTACGAGTCCAAGTACGCCACCCGCGAGGACATCGATGCCGCGATGCGGCTCGGCTGCGGGCTGCCGATGGGCCCGCTGGCACTGCTCGACCTGATCGGCGTGGACACCGCGCGTACGGTCCTGGAGGCCATGTACGCCGAGTCCCAGGACCGGCTGCACGCCCCCGCGCCGATCCTCGGCCAGCTCGCCGAGGCGGGGCTGACCGGCCGCAAGGCGGGCCGCGGCTTCTACACGTACGACGCCCCGGGCAGCGGCACGGCCGTGCCGGACGCGGAGAGCCCGGCGGCCGCCGATGAGCTCGCCGGCGGGCGTACGGTCACCGGCGTCGGCGTGGCCGGTTCCGGGACGATGGCCAGCGGTATCGCCGAGGTCTTCGCCAAGGCCGGCTTCAAGGTCGTGCTGGCCGCCCGCAGCCTGGAGAAGGCGGAGAAGGCCAAGGCCAGGATCGCCAAGTCGCTGGGCCGTTCCGTGGACAAGGGCCGGATGAGCGCCGAGGCCCGGGACACCGCGCTGGCGGCGATCACCCCGGCCGGGTCGCTGGACGCGTTTGCGGACGTGGATCTCGCGGTCGAGGCGGTGGCCGAGGACCTGGCGGTCAAGCAAGAGCTGTTCACGACCCTGGACAAGGTCTGCAAGCCGGGCGCCGTCCTGGCCACCACCACCTCGTCGCTGCCGGTCGTGGCCTGCGCCCGCGCCACCTCGCGCCCCGAGGACGTCATCGGGATGCACTTCTTCAACCCGGCGCCGGCCATGAAGCTGGTGGAGGTGGTCCGTACGGTCCTGACGGCCGACGACGTCCACGCCACCGTGCGGGCGGTCTGCGCCAAGGTCCGCAAGCACCCGGTGGACTGCGGGGACCGGGCCGGATTCATCGTGAACGCGCTGCTGTTCCCGTACTTGAACAACGCGATCAAGATGGTCGAGGAGCACTACGCGACCCTGGACGACATCGACGCCGCCATGAAGCTCGGCGGCGGGTACCCGATGGGCCCGTTCGAACTCCTCGACGTGGTCGGCCTGGACGTGTCCCTGGCCATCGAGAAGGTGCTGCACGCCGAGTTCCGCGACCCCGGGCTGGCCCCGGCGCCGCTGCTGGAGCACCTCGTCGCCGCGGGCTGCCTCGGCCGCAAGACCGGCCGCGGCTTTCGTGAGTACGCCCGGCGCTGA
- a CDS encoding HEAT repeat domain-containing protein, producing MEEEFHELTDRVRAELRSPQDLVAYERLLGLARKNTPAGREELARMLVAVERPLWAREIAAFILGCAGDKRAFETLVLLLNYRDPVRCATAAHALGRLGDPRTARAAAALATNPLRTAYALHPVRLLAELRAPQSVPALIATLERLLTPHSPYWRVALACVEGLGALGDRRAVPTLTAAVGHPRLAAAAAASLARLGVHEEVTADAGPRVKEDGPDGAGDGRGDGGRGQGPERGEGPGGGGSGSDSGSGVSGRR from the coding sequence ATGGAAGAGGAATTCCACGAGTTGACGGACCGGGTGCGGGCCGAACTCCGCTCCCCACAGGATCTGGTCGCTTACGAACGGTTGCTGGGTCTGGCCCGCAAGAACACCCCGGCCGGGCGGGAGGAACTGGCCCGGATGCTGGTCGCCGTCGAACGTCCGCTGTGGGCCAGGGAGATCGCCGCCTTCATCCTCGGCTGCGCCGGCGACAAACGGGCCTTCGAGACGCTCGTGCTGTTGCTGAACTACCGCGACCCGGTGCGCTGCGCCACCGCCGCGCACGCCCTGGGCCGCCTCGGCGACCCCCGCACCGCCCGCGCCGCCGCCGCGCTCGCCACCAACCCGCTGCGCACCGCCTACGCCCTGCACCCGGTCCGGCTGCTGGCCGAACTCCGCGCACCGCAGTCCGTACCGGCGCTGATCGCGACCCTGGAGCGGCTGCTCACCCCGCACAGCCCCTACTGGCGGGTGGCGCTCGCCTGCGTCGAGGGCCTGGGCGCGCTGGGCGACCGGCGCGCGGTCCCCACGCTCACCGCGGCCGTCGGGCATCCCCGGCTGGCGGCCGCCGCGGCGGCGTCACTGGCGCGGCTGGGGGTGCACGAGGAGGTGACGGCGGACGCCGGGCCCCGGGTGAAGGAGGACGGCCCGGACGGCGCGGGAGACGGCCGCGGAGACGGCGGGCGGGGTCAGGGGCCGGAGCGGGGCGAGGGCCCCGGCGGTGGCGGCTCCGGTTCCGACTCCGGTTCCGGCGTCAGCGGGCGCCGGTAA
- a CDS encoding GNAT family N-acetyltransferase, producing the protein MTEADIDAVSAVRVRGWQAAYRGLMPQAYLDAMSVAADAEQRRSWFGRRSPEVSDLVAERDGDVVGWACVGPARDPDIAPGAEELPAPPPTAGELLALYVAPGLIGTGVGRALMAATTARARENGYRALYLWVVRGNTRAQRFYERARFVPDGAEEAYEVGGRSVPELRYRRPLTPEPESEPEPPPPGPSPRSGP; encoded by the coding sequence ATGACCGAGGCCGATATCGACGCGGTCTCGGCGGTGCGGGTCCGCGGCTGGCAGGCGGCGTATCGCGGACTGATGCCGCAGGCGTACCTGGACGCGATGAGCGTGGCGGCGGATGCCGAGCAGCGGCGGTCGTGGTTCGGGCGGCGGTCGCCGGAGGTGTCGGACCTGGTGGCGGAACGGGACGGTGACGTCGTGGGCTGGGCGTGCGTGGGACCGGCCCGGGACCCCGATATCGCCCCGGGGGCCGAGGAGTTGCCCGCGCCCCCGCCGACCGCGGGTGAGCTGCTCGCCCTCTACGTGGCGCCCGGTCTGATCGGCACCGGCGTCGGTCGCGCCCTGATGGCCGCCACCACCGCCCGCGCACGGGAGAACGGCTACCGCGCGCTGTATCTGTGGGTGGTACGCGGCAACACCCGGGCCCAGCGGTTCTACGAGCGGGCCCGTTTTGTGCCGGACGGGGCCGAGGAGGCGTACGAGGTCGGCGGCCGGAGCGTCCCCGAGCTGCGTTACCGGCGCCCGCTGACGCCGGAACCGGAGTCGGAACCGGAGCCGCCACCGCCGGGGCCCTCGCCCCGCTCCGGCCCCTGA